The following coding sequences lie in one Rhinolophus ferrumequinum isolate MPI-CBG mRhiFer1 chromosome 14, mRhiFer1_v1.p, whole genome shotgun sequence genomic window:
- the LOC117033680 gene encoding peptidyl-prolyl cis-trans isomerase-like 3 translates to MSVTLHTDVGDIKIEVFCERTPKTCENFLALCPSNYYNGCIFHRNIKGFMVQTGDPTGTGRGGNSIWGKKFEDEYSEYLKHNVRGVVSMANNGPNTNGSQFFITYGKQPHLDMKYTVFGKVIDGLETLDELEKLPVNEKTYRPLNDVHIKDITIHANPFAQ, encoded by the coding sequence ATGTCGGTGACACTGCATACAGATGTAGGTGATATTAAAATAGAAGTCTTCTGTGAGAGGACACCCAAAACATGTGAAAATTTCTTGGCTCTCTGTCCCAGTAATTACTACAATGGCTGTATATTTCATAGGAATATCAAGGGTTTCATGGTTCAAACAGGAGATCCTACAGGTACCGGAAGAGGAGGTAATAGTATCTGGGGCAAGAAATTTGAGGATGAATACAGTGAATATCTTAAGCACAACGTTAGAGGTGTCGTATCTATGGCTAATAATGGCCCAAACACCAATGGATCTCAGTTCTTCATCACCTATGGCAAACAGCCACATTTGGACATGAAATACACAGTATTTGGAAAGGTAATAGATGGTCTGGAGACTCTAGATGAATTGGAGAAGTTACcagtaaatgagaaaacatatcgACCTCTTAATGATGTACACATTAAGGACATAACTATTCATGCCAACCCATTTGCTCAGTAG